In one window of Myxosarcina sp. GI1 DNA:
- a CDS encoding hydroxyisourate hydrolase: MRNLIQSLSAGMIFSLFSTAVYAERISTHVLDVFDVEDPEEHYHVPVVVSPYGYSTYCGN; the protein is encoded by the coding sequence ATGCGTAACTTGATTCAAAGCTTGTCAGCAGGTATGATTTTCTCTCTTTTCTCTACAGCAGTCTATGCAGAGAGAATTTCTACTCACGTACTCGATGTTTTTGATGTAGAAGATCCAGAAGAACACTATCACGTACCAGTAGTTGTCAGTCCCTACGGCTACAGTACTTATTGTGGAAATTAA
- a CDS encoding tyrosine-type recombinase/integrase encodes MKIEIVPVAETRLNNTGKKSAPPRNANALPVSQSETMGRMPRLRFPQRIGRSKEEPAIVVPKTKTTDLEDIFARFLMMEVGDGAASSDTIRNYLSQTKQYLNWCGDNLLSPTEAEAEDIREYRQYLVQSGYANSTIATKLNIIRIFYKAAQTHGLIGNNPAQKIKAPKDRKDPAAQITFMEAEELKYLLDHLQSQLERARTNKDRLSLLRDRLLIGIMSLEGCRTVEMHQLKVSDIVRQGIKTGLQVSAKRSSRIVPLTENLTTQLEDYLQLRRKVLRRKIKPTDYVFVSLSNNNKGGQLSRRSIREICDRALIECNLKHTPGRTLTAHSLRHTAGTLALRTGSDLRQVQDLLGHADPRTTSIYAHVGDRWEHNPGANIEDKLNLQDKK; translated from the coding sequence ATGAAAATTGAGATTGTTCCAGTAGCAGAAACCAGATTAAATAATACAGGGAAAAAAAGCGCACCGCCACGCAACGCGAATGCGTTGCCAGTCTCGCAAAGCGAGACGATGGGGCGAATGCCCCGTCTGAGGTTTCCTCAGCGTATAGGACGGAGCAAGGAAGAACCAGCTATAGTTGTCCCTAAAACGAAAACCACTGACCTAGAAGACATTTTTGCCCGATTCCTAATGATGGAAGTAGGAGATGGTGCAGCGTCCTCTGATACCATTCGTAACTACCTGTCTCAAACCAAGCAGTATTTAAATTGGTGTGGAGATAATTTACTTTCGCCCACCGAGGCAGAGGCAGAAGATATTAGGGAATACCGTCAATATTTGGTTCAATCGGGATACGCTAACTCGACCATTGCTACCAAACTCAACATTATTAGAATCTTCTACAAAGCAGCACAAACTCATGGGCTGATTGGCAATAATCCCGCTCAAAAGATTAAAGCTCCCAAGGACAGAAAAGATCCTGCCGCTCAGATTACCTTTATGGAGGCAGAGGAATTGAAATATCTACTCGACCATCTACAGTCTCAATTAGAGCGGGCGAGGACGAATAAAGACAGACTGAGCTTGTTGCGCGATCGCCTTTTGATTGGCATTATGAGCTTAGAAGGATGCAGAACGGTTGAAATGCACCAACTAAAAGTATCAGATATCGTCAGGCAGGGTATTAAAACAGGATTACAAGTATCTGCTAAACGCAGTAGCAGAATCGTCCCTCTAACTGAAAATTTGACAACTCAGCTAGAAGATTATCTTCAGTTGAGACGCAAAGTTCTTAGAAGAAAAATCAAGCCTACAGATTATGTTTTTGTCTCGCTTAGTAACAACAATAAAGGAGGTCAATTATCCAGACGCAGTATTCGGGAGATATGCGATCGCGCTTTGATTGAATGCAATCTCAAACATACACCTGGTAGAACTCTTACCGCCCATAGTTTAAGACATACTGCCGGTACGCTGGCACTGAGAACTGGTTCGGACTTGAGACAGGTGCAAGATTTGCTGGGTCATGCCGATCCCAGAACTACTTCGATTTATGCTCATGTCGGCGATCGCTGGGAACATAATCCAGGAGCTAATATTGAAGACAAACTTAATCTTCAGGATAAAAAGTAA
- a CDS encoding GNAT family N-acetyltransferase, with the protein MAVDISCQGEGLGTELLVNALWRIVRASSEIGIYAVRVDAIDERAKQFYLKHEFIPFQDSPLSLFLPLKIIKQEFGL; encoded by the coding sequence TTGGCTGTAGATATTTCTTGTCAGGGAGAGGGATTGGGAACGGAACTATTAGTCAATGCACTCTGGAGAATAGTCAGAGCCTCATCAGAGATTGGTATTTATGCAGTAAGAGTAGATGCCATTGATGAGAGGGCTAAACAATTCTATCTCAAGCATGAATTTATTCCTTTTCAGGATAGTCCCCTATCGTTATTTCTGCCGTTGAAAATTATTAAACAAGAGTTTGGCTTATGA
- a CDS encoding DUF1778 domain-containing protein, producing MSASSKDSRIDLRVTAEQKALLEKAASQLGVSLSAYTLLHLLPQAQKDLEEREKLILTDRDRDLFLSAMANPPKLQGKLKSAIAEYRNKYE from the coding sequence ATGTCAGCTTCATCAAAAGATAGTCGTATCGATTTAAGAGTCACGGCCGAACAGAAAGCATTGTTGGAAAAAGCAGCTTCTCAATTAGGAGTATCCTTGAGTGCCTATACCTTGCTACATTTATTACCCCAGGCACAAAAAGATCTAGAAGAGCGAGAAAAACTTATTTTGACAGATCGCGATCGCGACTTATTTCTGTCTGCTATGGCTAATCCGCCCAAATTACAAGGGAAGTTAAAGTCAGCCATAGCAGAATATCGAAATAAATATGAATGA
- a CDS encoding Uma2 family endonuclease, translating into MTAINLATFTDRISDTQLEQLCADNPEARFETTPSGELIIMSPTGSLTGEKNSDLLIQIGIWNRQHKLGKIFDSSTGFKLSNGATRSPDVSWIEINRWLAIPKAQQRKFAPIDPDFIIELMSPTDDLDELRNKMNEYINCGVKLGWLICPDEKQVEIYRQGQEKEVLDNPGSLSGEDVLPKLIVDFTDIFAD; encoded by the coding sequence ATGACAGCAATAAATTTGGCTACTTTTACCGACCGAATCAGCGATACCCAACTCGAACAGCTTTGTGCGGATAATCCAGAGGCGAGATTTGAGACTACTCCATCAGGGGAACTAATTATTATGTCGCCAACAGGTAGCCTAACAGGTGAAAAAAATTCAGATCTTTTAATCCAGATCGGGATTTGGAATCGTCAACACAAATTGGGCAAAATATTTGATTCTTCTACAGGTTTTAAATTGTCTAATGGGGCTACACGTTCTCCTGACGTAAGCTGGATTGAGATAAATCGATGGCTAGCCATACCCAAAGCGCAGCAGCGTAAATTTGCTCCTATCGATCCCGATTTTATCATCGAGTTAATGTCCCCTACCGATGACTTGGATGAGCTACGCAATAAAATGAACGAGTATATTAATTGCGGAGTCAAGTTGGGTTGGTTAATTTGCCCTGATGAGAAGCAGGTAGAAATATATCGTCAGGGACAGGAAAAGGAAGTTTTAGATAATCCTGGTAGTTTGTCTGGGGAAGATGTCTTACCAAAATTGATAGTAGATTTTACAGATATTTTTGCTGATTGA